One genomic region from Prunus persica cultivar Lovell chromosome G3, Prunus_persica_NCBIv2, whole genome shotgun sequence encodes:
- the LOC18782784 gene encoding uncharacterized protein LOC18782784 isoform X5 yields MPMAHGKVSLPQDLLPANMTDAHFSTNDEALEGNGEGKALTGSLDESIGDQVASESSIPLSPQWLYAKPVDSKTLVTGTSGEMHAPGSLPHGNSTDPNSRDTWRLDASQDKKDWRRNAPDLDITRRWREEERETGLLGRRDRKKEDRRVGVTSTRDTITTDGRAEDRHVGATSTKDVTENKVLSSDRWHESRRDNKWSSRWGPEDKDKDSRIEKKTDVEKEDIHVDKQSLSNSNRAASERDSDSRDKWRPRHRMEVQSGGAAPYRAAPGFGMARGQVEKVGFTAGRGRSNTNGTLQIGRPVLGKASPFLNMYCYPRGKLLDIYRKQKIDLTFDSMPDGMEHVSQITQVGSTEPLAFVAPDADEEACLRDILKGSITSSGVLYNSPKDKNVLSDDSKGTSNVTLSKEEGNFAANSEQNVQSTGEVILNNSFQVTGPEVSPICGPQAHILKESVATEGEQKVLTVKALADGGIDGPSNDVTELRNSGYQEQTSSSDRHYVKSNEAHVSDRIVSPEDLSLCYLDPQGNTQGPFLGIDIIAWFEQGFFGIDLPVRLFDAPDGSPYQELGDVMPHLKTKSGYVSNSSLHAKLEPLDVIKGSLEERISAPNYGGSNILNSQQWTPSVLEATSSGSVQSRMPNHSYQSELQYLDNQSIQNFVAEDEEIVFPGRPKSSSDCLLRSSADIHGSISNSPSLPSLSNEVSETNLPSQQNDKLHPFGLLMSELRGSSHLRSAQSSHASLGMDDQVQLRDSFFEGGATIASQNPLGPMIDQPSFVDTQSDNYIRNNTNISLGSIDAHHLSRMGKEISGFGLAEHIMPQKLLKERLQQLNHPSLLPAAHGAGTGVDQFPGFGFSDSNNPNIQPFHQPVADMEHLLELQRQQQRQRQLELRQQHHQLELQQHQHQLELQQRQRQLELQQHQRQLEFQQHQRQLELQQRLRQLELQQQHHLKQQLHHHQMKLQQQQQSQTQHLLLEQFLHQQMSDSGYGQWKIDATNGNPLDQLSLRKQFPNDLHHSHSSIQDPLLEQIIQANIGRPGQTDFLDLISQAKQGNMHPSELQLRFQQQELQAQQLSVALREQLQMEGERRLGGPRFADEASHVARDPAGHHQAQMVAFSSSENYQQQQRFPTHEQQLSHLNWNHTSRDRHGMNFDIQNACGQGLDLQDQYRRKCSIDKQDSISSGMPSNRQLVSDEFFSSHSVGLERMPCGNSGQLENSCIEAHRPHLHLDAEQKRRDSEATMAFAESNMWANGDREHSKQILMDLHQKLGHQSTELSEVDYQHQLSSSRSRGGSVHLPFSLLRDQPVGMNTGGPQNSNYSVSFQDHLGGVGMNEQSSNLATSERVPFRSNSREFMEDQLFLSGPREVSHTSHVDTSFMCKSAVSDGVSELEGNNWKKQGVKGMLNRSVSGYEGNVTDQEETAIDCGELRSNAHSRHSSLSSAAQRQD; encoded by the exons ATGCCGATGGCCCACGGAAAAGTCAGTCTTCCTCAAGATCTCCTCCCCGCGAACATGACCGATGCACACTTCTCCACCAACG ATGAAGCCTTGGAAGGAAATGGTGAGGGGAAGGCGCTAACAGGTTCCCTTGATGAGTCAATTGGTG ATCAAGTAGCATCGGAGAGCAGCATACCTTTGTCTCCACAATGGCTGTACGCTAAACCAGTTGATTCCAAGACACTAGTTACTGGAACGTCAGGA GAAATGCATGCACCTGGTTCTTTGCCTCATGGAAACTCTACTGATCCCAATTCGAGAGACACTTGGCGTTTAGATGCATCTCAGGACAAAAAAGATTGGAGGAGGAATGCACCTGATTTAGATATTACCCGCCGCTGGCGTGAGGAGGAGAGGGAAACAGGCTTACTAGGTAGGAGGGATCGCAAGAAAGAGGATCGCCGTGTAGGTGTCACTTCAACTAGGGATACTATTACTACTGATGGTAGAGCAGAAGATCGCCATGTTGGTGCCACTTCAACTAAGGATGTTACTGAAAATAAAGTACTGTCTTCTGACCGCTGGCATGAATCCCGAAGAGATAACAAATGGTCATCAAGGTGGGGCCCTGAAGATAAAGACAAGGACTCTCgaatagagaaaaaaacagaTGTTGAGAAGGAAGATATTCATGTTGACAAGCAGTCTCTTTCCAATAGCAATCGCGCAGCTTCTGAACGTGATAGTGATTCTCGGGATAAGTGGAGGCCACGCCATCGCATGGAGGTTCAATCAGGTGGGGCAGCCCCATATCGTGCCGCACCAGGATTTGGGATGGCCAGAGGACAGGTGGAAAAAGTAGGATTTACTGCTGGACGAGGGAGGTCAAACACTAACGGAACTCTGCAGATTGGCAGACCTGTATTAGGAAAAGCTAGTCCCTTTCTCAATATGTATTGCTACCCCAGGGGGAAACTCCTTGACATTTATCGTAAGCAAAAGATTGATTTAACTTTTGATTCCATGCCTGATGGGATGGAGCATGTATCACAAATAACCCAAGTAGGCTCTACTGAGCCATTGGCTTTTGTTGCACCTGATGCAGATGAAGAG GCTTGTCTGAGAGATATATTGAAGGGAAGCATTACTAGCAGTGGAGTGTTATACAACTCCCCTAAAGACAAGAATGTATTAAGTGATGATTCTAAAG GAACTAGTAATGTCACTTTAAGCAAAGAGGAAGGAAACTTTGCAGCTAACAGTGAACAAAATGTCCAATCTACTGGAGAGGTCATTTTAAACAATTCTTTTCAAGTTACTGGTCCTGAGGTGTCACCTATTTGTGGCCCACAGGCGCATATTTTAAAGG aaaGTGTTGCTACTGAAGGTGAGCAGAAAGTTCTGACAGTCAAAGCACTGGCTGATGGAGGGATTGATGGCCCCAGCAATGACGTTACTGAACTGAGAAATTCTGGATACCAGGAG CAAACCTCAAGCAGTGATCGTCACTATGTCAAGAGCAACGAGGCACATGTGTCGGACAGAATTGTCTCACCCGAGGATTTAAGTTTGTGCTACCTTGATCCTCAAGGGAACACCCAGGGACCTTTCTTGGGGATTGACATAATCGCATGGTTTGAGCAAGGGTTTTTTGGAATCGACTTACCAGTCCGCTTGTTTGATGCCCCCGATGGATCTCCTTATCAAGAACTTGGTGACGTGATGCCACATCTGAAAACTAAATCTGGATATGTTTCTAACTCTAGTTTGCATGCTAAGCTAGAGCCGTTGGATGTCATTAAAGGCAGCTTGGAAGAGAGAATATCTGCACCTAACTACGGGGGGTCTAATATTCTAAATAGTCAGCAGTGGACTCCATCTGTATTGGAGGCTACCTCAAGTGGTAGTGTTCAATCAAGAATGCCTAACCATAGTTATCAGTCTGAACTCCAGTACCTTGACAATCAAAGcattcaaaattttgttgCAGAAGATGAAG AAATTGTATTTCCTGGAAGGCCTAAAAGTAGCAGTGATTGCCTTTTGAGGTCTTCAGCGGACATTCATGGCTCAATTTCAAATTCTCCTAGCCTTCCTTCCCTTTCAAATGAAGTTTCAGAAACTAACCTGCCTAGTCAGCAGAATGATAAGTTGCATCCTTTTGGCCTGTTGATGTCGGAGCTTAGAGGTAGTTCCCATTTAAGGTCTGCTCAATCATCCCATGCGTCTTTAGGCATGGATGATCAGGTTCAGTTGAGAGATTCTTTCTTTGAGGGAGGTGCCACTATTGCTAGTCAGAATCCCCTTGGTCCCATGATTGATCAACCTTCCTTTGTGGATACACAGTCTGATAATTATATAAGAAATAACACTAATATTAGTCTGGGTTCTATAGATGCTCACCATCTTTCTCGCATGGGGAAAGAGATCAGTGGCTTTGGCCTTGCTGAGCATATAATGCCACAGAAGTTACTAAAAGAACGGCTTCAGCAGCTGAACCATCCATCTCTGCTTCCTGCTGCGCATGGTGCAGGGACTGGTGTAGACCAATTCCCTGGATTTGGTTTTTCTGACAGCAATAACCCTAATATCCAGCCGTTCCATCAACCTGTTGCAGATATGGAACATCTCTTAGAACTACAGCGTCAACAGCAGCGTCAGCGTCAGTTGGAGCTTCGCCAACAGCATCACCAATTGGAGCTTCAGCAACATCAGCATCAGTTGGAGCTTCAGCAACGTCAGCGTCAGTTGGAGCTCCAGCAACACCAGCGTCAGTTGGAGTTTCAGCAACACCAGCGTCAGCTGGAACTTCAGCAACGCCTGCGTCAGCTGGAGCTTCAGCAACAGCATCACTTGAAGCAGCAGCTTCACCATCACCAGATGAAACTGCAGCAACAACAGCAATCTCAAACTCAGCACTTGCTCCTTGAACAATTTTTGCATCAACAGATGTCTGATTCTGGTTATGGGCAATGGAAGATTGATGCCACAAATGGCAACCCTTTAGATCAATTAAGTTTAAGGAAGCAATTTCCAAATGACTTGCACCATTCCCATTCCTCCATACAAGATCCATTGCTAGAGCAGATCATCCAAGCAAATATAGGACGCCCTGGACAGACTGATTTTCTTGACCTCATATCTCAGGCCAAGCAAGGGAATATGCACCCTTCAGAGCTGCAACTTCGTTTTCAGCAACAAGAGTTGCAGGCACAGCAGTTATCTGTGGCATTGAGGGAGCAGCTGCAGATGGAGGGGGAAAGACGTTTAGGTGGTCCTCGGTTTGCAGATGAAGCAAGTCATGTTGCCAGGGATCCTGCTGGCCATCACCAGGCGCAGATGGTTGCATTTAGTTCTTCAGAAAATTACCAGCAACAGCAGAGGTTTCCCACCCATGAACAGCAACTAAGCCATCTCAACTGGAATCATACCTCACGGGACCGACATGGGATGAACTTTGATATTCAGAATGCATGTGGGCAGGGTCTAGATTTGCAGGATCAGTATCGGCGTAAGTGCTCTATTGATAAACAGGACTCCATTTCTTCGGGGATGCCCTCTAACCGTCAACTGGTTTCtgatgagtttttttcttctcattcagTTGGTTTGGAACGCATGCCCTGTGGGAACAGCGGGCAGCTGGAAAATAGCTGCATTGAAGCACATCGACCGCATTTGCATCTTGATGCTGAACAAAAACGACGAGATTCAGAAGCTACCATGGCTTTTGCTGAGTCAAATATGTGGGCTAACGGTGATAGGGAAcactcaaaacaaattttgatgGACCTTCACCAAAAACTGGGTCATCAATCTACAGAGTTATCAGAAGTTGATTATCAGCATCAGTTATCATCTTCCAGAAGTCGGGGAGGGTCTGTACATCTTCCATTTAGTCTTCTCCGGGATCAACCAGTTGGTATGAACACAGGAGGACCACAGAATTCCAACTATAGTGTCTCGTTCCAGGACCATTTGGGTGGTGTAGGTATGAATGAACAGTCAAGCAATCTGGCAACTAGTGAAAGAGTTCCTTTTAGATCTAATTCCAGAGAATTTATGGAGGATCAGCTGTTCTTGTCTGGACCTAGGGAAGTGTCTCATACTTCTCATGTGGATACTAGCTTCATGTGTAAATCAGCTGTGAGTGATGGTGTATCAGAGTTGGAGGGTAATAATTGGAAGAAACAGGGGGTGAAAGGCATGTTGAACAGGTCAGTTTCAGGGTACGAAGGAAACGTGACAGACCAAGAAGAAACTGCAATTGATTGCGGGGAACTTCGTAGTAATGCCCATAGCAGGCATAGCTCACTAAGCAGTGCTG CTCAGAGACAGGATTAG